Part of the Halomarina litorea genome is shown below.
CGGGCGGGCGACACGGCGATGCGGAAGCCTCAAGCGAGTGGCCAGAGACTCGGAACCATGACCGACTCGGTTCGTGCCCTGGTCCGCGGACCAGTCGCAGACGCGCTCTGGGACCTGCTCGAACGGGAACACGGCGTTCGCCTGACGACGGAACCGGACGACCCGGTCGACTGCGTCGTCGCGTCCGCACCGGTGGCGACGGGCGATCCGACCCAGTTCGAGGACGTCCCCCTGATCGTCCTCCACGAGGACGGACGGGCGGCCGCGGCGGCCCTCGACGCCGGTGCGGACCGCTGTGTCCACCTGAGCGGGGACCACGAGGCGGACGCGGCGCACCTCGCCGCCACCGTCCGTCACGAACTGGAGACGGACGCCGCGCGCAGCGAGTACGAGAGCCTCCTGCAGGAGTCACTCGACGCCCTCGCGGACGTCTTCTTCCTGTTCGACACGGAGATGCGCTTTCTCGCGTGGAACGAGACGCTCACCGAGGTGACGGGCTACACCGACGAGGAGGTGGCCAGCATGGAGCCACTGGAGTTCATCGCCGACGAGGACACCGAACCCATCATGACGGCCATCGCCCGGGCACTCGAGGAGGGGCGGGCGACGGAGACGGCGTTCCTCGAGACCAGCGACGGCCAGCGCATCCGCTACGAGTTCACGGGCACGGCGCTGACGGACGACGACGGCGAACTGCTCGGCATCTGTGGCATCGGTCGCGACATCACCGAGCGCCACCACCGCGAGCAGAAACTCGAACGGCAGGCCGAGCGACTGCGGACGCTCAACCGCATCAACGAGGTCATCCGCAACGTGAACCGCGACCTCGTCCGCGCCTCGACGCGAGAGGAGATCGAGCGGGCCGTCGTCGAACGACTGGGCGGCGAGGAGCCCTACCGCTTCGCGTGGCTGGGCGAGTACGACACGACCACGGGTCGCGTCGTCCCGCGGGTCAGCGCCGGGGCCGGGGAGGCCTACCTCGACGCCCGCGAGGAGTTGACCTTCGAAGACGGTGACACGACCGCCGAGACGGCACTGGAGACGCGCGAGGTTCAGATCGCGGAGTACATCGCGGACCGGCCGGGGGTCGACGCCTGGCGGGAGGCGGCGCTGGAGGCGGGCTACGAGTCGGCGGCGGCCATTCCCCTCGTTTACCGCGACGTGACCTACGGCGTCGTCTGCGCCTACGCCCCCCGCGAGGACGCCTTCGACCAGACGGAGCGGGACGTCCTGCGGGAACTCGGGGAGACCATCGCCTACGCCATCAGCGCGGCCGAGCGACGCCGGGCGCTTCTCGCGGACACCGTCGTCGAACTGGAGTTCCGCCTGAACGACCGGTCGCAGTTCCCCGTCGCCGCGTCGCTGGCGGGCGCGACCGTCGAGTTCACGGGGGCCGTTCCCGGCGACGACGGCGGCCTCATCCGGTTCTATCGGGTCGAGGGGACCGCCCCGTCGACCGTCCTCGAGGAGACCGAGGTGGACGGAACCGTCGTCAGGGAGTCGGGGGACGCCGGCGTCGTCCGCGTCTCGGCCGACGAGGGACTGGGCGAGGTGCTGGCGGACTTCGGTGGGGCCATCCGCTCCGTCGAGGCCGACGACGGCGAGGCCCGCGTCCGCGCCACGTTCCCGCCGGGGACGGACGTTCGACGGGTCGTCGAGGTCGTCCAGGACTTCTCGACGGGGGCGGAACTCGTCGCGCGCCGCGAACGCGAACGCGCCGACGCCGGTCGGAACGGGCACGACGCCACCCAGGCGCTGACCGACCGCCAGCGGACCGTGCTGACGACGGCGTACCTCTCGGGGTTCTTCGACGCCCCGCGGGCGAATACGGGCGCGGACATCGCCGAGATGCTCGACATCTCGACGCCGACGTTCCACGAGCACATCAGAATCGCCGAGCGGAAACTCGTCGAGGCGTTCCTCGATCCCCGACCTGACGCGGAGTGAGACGGTCACCCACACCCGAACAGTGAGGGGGGAGTTTTAATTCAATATGTTCAAGAGCTATAATTAACCCATGGAGGGACATCACACGGAAGACGGTGACACGGGGGGACAGTCGCGCCGTTCTGTGCTGAAGACGACGGGCGCACTCGGCGTGGGGGCGCTCCTGCCCGCCGCGACGGGCACGGCGAGCGCGGACGACGACGGTCTCGGCGTCGTCGGCGACCTCCTCGACACGGCGACGGACGCCACACAGGAGACGCTCGTGGTCTTCGAGTCGAACGGGGCAGTGAGCGAACTCGGCGAACTCGACCTCGCGGAGGGCTACCTCGCCTTCGAGGTGCTCCCGGTCGGCTACGCGCTCCTGACCGGCCCGCAGGTCGAGGAGGTGGCCTCGTGGGACTCGGTGCGCTACGTCGAGAAGAACCGCGACCTCGACTGGCACAACGACGACGCACAGGAGGTCACGAAGGTCTCACAGGTCCAGTCGAACCTCGGGTACACCGGCTCCGCGGCACACACCGCCGTCGTCGACTCGGGTGTGGACGGCGACCACCCGGACCTCGGCGCGGTGGCGAACAACTACCAGTGGGCCGGCAACCCGCTCGGGGAACCCACGCTGTGGCTCCCCGTCGGCGGCCTCGACTCGGACGAAATCGGCCACGGCACCCACTGCTCCGGCACCATCGCCGGCGATGGCACCGCGAGCGACGGCCAGTACGAGGGGATGGCCCCCGACGCCACCCTCACCGTCTACTCCTCGGGGGCGGCCATCTCCATCCTGAAGGCCGCCGCCGCGTTCGACCACCTCCTCGCGAACCACGCCGACGACGTGCAGGTCGTCTCGAACTCCTACGGCTCCGCGAGCGCGGACGACTACAACCCCGACGGGACGCTCCAGACGGCGACGTGGGAGACGTTCGAGGCGGACGTCCTGCCCGTCTTCTCGGCCGGGAACAGCGGTCCCGGCACCGACACGCTCAACGACTACGCGAAGGCCCCGCACGTGCTCTCGGTCGCCGCGACGAAGGACGACAGGACCGTGACGGACTTCTCCTCGCGCGGCCGCGCCGCCTCGACGGGCGCAAACTACGACCGGAAGACGGCGCTCGACAACCTCCGGGCGTACTACGACTCCGGGAGCACCTCGGGTCCCGTCGGCCTCTACCGCAACGGCGTCGGCGCGCCCGGCAACGCCGTGATGAGCACGATGTCGCCCGCCGACCCGCTACAGG
Proteins encoded:
- a CDS encoding bacterio-opsin activator domain-containing protein → MTDSVRALVRGPVADALWDLLEREHGVRLTTEPDDPVDCVVASAPVATGDPTQFEDVPLIVLHEDGRAAAAALDAGADRCVHLSGDHEADAAHLAATVRHELETDAARSEYESLLQESLDALADVFFLFDTEMRFLAWNETLTEVTGYTDEEVASMEPLEFIADEDTEPIMTAIARALEEGRATETAFLETSDGQRIRYEFTGTALTDDDGELLGICGIGRDITERHHREQKLERQAERLRTLNRINEVIRNVNRDLVRASTREEIERAVVERLGGEEPYRFAWLGEYDTTTGRVVPRVSAGAGEAYLDAREELTFEDGDTTAETALETREVQIAEYIADRPGVDAWREAALEAGYESAAAIPLVYRDVTYGVVCAYAPREDAFDQTERDVLRELGETIAYAISAAERRRALLADTVVELEFRLNDRSQFPVAASLAGATVEFTGAVPGDDGGLIRFYRVEGTAPSTVLEETEVDGTVVRESGDAGVVRVSADEGLGEVLADFGGAIRSVEADDGEARVRATFPPGTDVRRVVEVVQDFSTGAELVARRERERADAGRNGHDATQALTDRQRTVLTTAYLSGFFDAPRANTGADIAEMLDISTPTFHEHIRIAERKLVEAFLDPRPDAE
- a CDS encoding S8 family serine peptidase; this translates as MEGHHTEDGDTGGQSRRSVLKTTGALGVGALLPAATGTASADDDGLGVVGDLLDTATDATQETLVVFESNGAVSELGELDLAEGYLAFEVLPVGYALLTGPQVEEVASWDSVRYVEKNRDLDWHNDDAQEVTKVSQVQSNLGYTGSAAHTAVVDSGVDGDHPDLGAVANNYQWAGNPLGEPTLWLPVGGLDSDEIGHGTHCSGTIAGDGTASDGQYEGMAPDATLTVYSSGAAISILKAAAAFDHLLANHADDVQVVSNSYGSASADDYNPDGTLQTATWETFEADVLPVFSAGNSGPGTDTLNDYAKAPHVLSVAATKDDRTVTDFSSRGRAASTGANYDRKTALDNLRAYYDSGSTSGPVGLYRNGVGAPGNAVMSTMSPADPLQDGDTNLYYAAISGTSMSCPVTSGSATLVVDAYTQTQGSEPAPIDVLNTVEATAYEAHEGYTPANVGAGFVDALAAVTRAENGNLAGFGDVTLTQP